The proteins below come from a single Danio aesculapii chromosome 23, fDanAes4.1, whole genome shotgun sequence genomic window:
- the calcoco1a gene encoding calcium-binding and coiled-coil domain-containing protein 1 produces MEKTWGVEFRNVGSCYFPQSRVDCHYTINSQHTWASNDWIGLFKVGWSSVKEYHTFVWAVAPSSYKEGTSVNCCVNFQASYLPGPSAQQYQFVYVDEKGEICSRSAAFTFSAPKPLEELVTLEEEGQGEEVGEDMLLVIPRAQLLQSRLQECLKERAELLQALEAADQNVEREKGRRERDRGSWEHTRKELERKIDDLKEEVREYREKVEDMKKKQKEVEDLGEALTEEKKALLAQKEANEQRIRELEEDIKILTQRGLERETDLERMRERAKKSAAQKREDEDEHKNLKLKMEQTEKELHSLSAEFQSLRSSLAQRDTHALQLRDTITTLTHKLNSAHRKEAANELSLNELRSVQERLNVSERSVETLRGELRDMVAQRDSAHAELHQARLQAAQLTLQLADASLALREGRANWAQERETLQQNAEIDKVRLERQNDDIQQKEEMLQEARMEREKAVVELGREKDCNRVQLSETRRELQELKASLRVAQKEKEQLQTEIQEVMEYSRQLERRLEVLSDCKWSETALLQSSRGESPLLSDSEDENPEALQDAHSSGPLNHYSLCEQPQSDLLLPATPPPSPRHPSSMDTVVISQPAPLSSPHQPSARSHTHSSESEEEYEAALSGGHSSGEETALLLPDNRDTTLGELAESPLW; encoded by the exons ATGGAGAAGACATGGGGGGTGGAGTTTCGTAATGTCGGAAGTTGCTACTTTCCACAGAGCAGAGTGGACTGTCACTACACCATCAACTCACAGCACACATGGGCCAGTAATGACTGGATTGGATTATTTAAG GTTGGCTGGTCATCAGTCAAGGAGTACCATACATTTGTTTGGGCAGTAGCTCCATCTAGCTACAAAGAAGGGACCTCTGTCAACTGCTGTGTTAATTTCCAAG CTTCTTACCTACCAGGGCCTAGTGCTCAGCAGTACCAGTTTGTGTATGTGGATGAAAAGGGAGAAATTTGTTCTCGCAGCGCTGCCTTTACCTTCTCAGCACCAAAGCCCCTGGAGGAGCTGGTGACCCTGGAGGAGGAGGGTCAAGGAGAGGAAGTGGGCGAGGACATGTTGCTGGTCATCCCTAGAGCCCAGCTACTGCAG AGTCGTCTACAGGAGTGTTTAAAGGAGCGTGCGGAGCTGCTCCAGGCGCTGGAAGCTGCAGACCAAAACGTAGAGAGGGAGAAAGGCAGAAGGGAGAGAGACAGAGGCTCCTGGGAACACACCCGCAAGGAGCTGGAAAGGAAGATCGACGATCTGAAGGAGGAAGTGAGAGAATATAGGGAGAAAGTGGAAGACATGAAGAAGAAGCAGAAG GAAGTTGAGGATTTAGGCGAGGCTCTTACAGAGGAGAAGAAAGCCCTGCTTGCTCAAAAAGAAGCTAATGAGCAGCGAATCAGAGAGCTTGAGGAGGACATTAAAATACTGACCCAGAGGGGCTTGGAGAGAGAGACTGACCTAGAAAG GATGAGAGAAAGGGCAAAGAAATCAGCAGCTCAGAAGAGGGAGGACGAAGATGAACACAAGAACCTGAAG TTAAAGATGGAGCAGACAGAGAAAGAGCTGCACAGTCTGTCAGCAGAGTTCCAGAGTCTGAGAAGCTCATTGGCCCAGAGAGACACACACGCCCTGCAGCTCAGAGACACCATCACCAccctcacacacaaactcaacagCGCTCACAGGAAGGAG GCAGCCAATGAATTGTCTTTGAATGAACTCCGAAGTGTTCAGGAGCGTCTAAATGTTAGTGAACGCAGTGTGGAGACTCTGAGGGGAGAGCTGAGAGACATGGTTGCTCAGAGGGACAGTGCACATGCTGAGCTCCATCAGGCCCGTCTGCAGGCCGCACAGCTCACACTTCAGTTAGCAGATGCCAGTCTGGCTCTGAGAGAAGGCAGGGCCAACTGGGCACAGGAGAGAGAGACCCTGCAGCAGAATGCTGAG ATTGACAAAGTGCGTCTGGAACGGCAAAATGATGATATCCAGCAGAAGGAGGAGATGTTGCAGGAGGCAaggatggagagagagaaagcagtAGTGGAGCTGGGACGAGAGAAAGATTGCAATCGG GTTCAGCTAAGTGAGACTCGGCGTGAGCTTCAGGAGCTGAAGGCCAGTCTCAGGGTGGCTCAGAAAGAAAAGGAACAGCTGCAAACAGAAATACAG gaagtGATGGAGTACAGCCGTCAGCTGGAGAGAAGGCTGGAGGTGCTGAGCGATTGTAAATGGAGTGAGACGGCCCTGCTGCAGAGCA GTCGTGGGGAAAGCCCACTTCTGTCTGATTCTGAGGATGAGAACCCGGAGGCCTTGCAGGACGCACACTCTTCTGGGCCTCTGAATCACTATAGTCTGTGTGAACAGCCCCAGTCTGACCTCCTGCTCCCAGCCACCCCACCACCCTCTCCCAGACACCCCTCCAGCATGGACACAGTGGTCATCAGCCAGCCTGCACCCCTTTCATCTCCACACCAACCCAGTGCTCGCTCACACACTCACAGCTCTGAGTCG